The following proteins are encoded in a genomic region of Synechococcus sp. CBW1002:
- the lptC gene encoding LPS export ABC transporter periplasmic protein LptC: protein MSCPPLRLPRRGPRPGWFALLFLPALLVGCAPNLPEQAEDPLPFVFRSLDLRQQDPKGRPAWELRSPEARYDLNRRIARARSPHGLIYAKGKPLYRIEATSGTVLNDGQVIQLEGGVRIQRLGSQPVLIEGERVRWIPSEQLMEIDLRPSATNQETRLVAQRARFLIDQDKLELRGQPELQRWTKAAKGDGKGAGKSEDRRVPPRAHDKATATSNGKDGSKAKPTASELAYAIPALATPKRRPDVIIRATTADWYPGSGRLIAIGPLRGTRTLKPGVVQILISPALEGNTIQQVLRLQAPVLFEDPTNKSRLRAQATLLDLEKQIASTDLPMEGQFGDLQVRGEALEVQLDKELATIPRGCQLDQPGDSLRAQRCQWNWKTQVIEADGNVVLRRKANDQITRSQKLRGRMGSKGLAVFTTPGARVQTQLTIPKGSGQTTKREPEPIRL from the coding sequence GTGAGCTGCCCACCCCTCCGCCTTCCCCGCCGGGGGCCCCGCCCCGGCTGGTTTGCGCTTCTCTTTCTGCCTGCCCTGCTGGTCGGCTGCGCTCCGAACCTGCCGGAGCAGGCCGAGGATCCCCTGCCCTTCGTGTTCCGTTCCCTGGATCTGCGCCAGCAGGATCCCAAGGGCCGTCCCGCCTGGGAGCTCAGAAGTCCTGAGGCCCGTTACGACCTCAATCGCCGCATCGCACGGGCGCGCTCGCCGCACGGCCTCATCTATGCGAAGGGCAAGCCGCTCTATCGGATTGAGGCCACCAGCGGCACCGTGCTCAACGATGGCCAGGTGATTCAGCTGGAAGGGGGGGTCCGGATCCAGCGCCTTGGCAGTCAGCCGGTGCTGATCGAGGGCGAACGGGTGCGCTGGATTCCTTCCGAGCAGCTGATGGAGATCGATCTGCGTCCCAGCGCCACCAACCAGGAAACCCGCCTGGTGGCCCAGAGGGCCCGCTTCCTGATTGACCAGGACAAGCTTGAGTTGCGTGGTCAGCCTGAGCTGCAGCGCTGGACCAAGGCTGCCAAGGGCGATGGGAAAGGCGCAGGCAAGAGCGAAGACAGGCGAGTGCCACCGAGAGCTCATGACAAAGCCACCGCTACCAGCAATGGCAAGGACGGCAGCAAGGCAAAGCCAACAGCCTCTGAACTCGCTTACGCCATCCCCGCTCTTGCCACACCGAAACGCAGGCCGGATGTGATCATCCGCGCCACCACAGCCGACTGGTACCCGGGCAGCGGCCGCCTGATCGCCATCGGCCCCCTGCGGGGCACCCGCACCCTCAAGCCAGGAGTGGTTCAGATCCTCATATCCCCTGCCCTGGAGGGCAACACGATCCAGCAGGTGCTGCGCTTGCAGGCTCCCGTGCTGTTCGAGGACCCAACCAACAAATCCCGCCTGCGGGCCCAGGCCACCCTGCTCGATCTCGAGAAGCAGATCGCCAGCACGGACCTGCCGATGGAGGGCCAGTTCGGCGATCTGCAGGTGCGCGGTGAAGCTCTGGAGGTGCAGCTCGATAAGGAGCTGGCCACGATTCCGAGGGGTTGCCAGCTGGATCAGCCCGGTGATTCGTTGCGTGCCCAGCGGTGTCAGTGGAACTGGAAGACCCAGGTGATCGAGGCCGATGGAAACGTGGTGCTGCGGCGCAAGGCCAACGACCAGATCACCCGCAGCCAGAAGCTGCGGGGTCGCATGGGTTCCAAGGGGCTGGCGGTGTTCACGACTCCTGGTGCCCGGGTGCAGACGCAGCTGACGATTCCGAAGGGGTCGGGACAGACGACGAAACGCGAACCGGAGCCAATTCGTCTTTGA